Proteins from a single region of Rhodospirillales bacterium:
- a CDS encoding tetratricopeptide repeat protein: MSIKKTTSLILTLALCSALTACQTAQSTDAQLRTSSMDGAIERAANYTRKPSKSLSYLERTYKKQPDSELAAVDYAVGLRENSKYELAATILEPFAKGKNASSLATSEYAAIQLAQGNYEAAEKYAQKAVIADETNFKAYHRLGIALDTQGMHQEAERAYRKGIELWQGDPTTIMNNLALNLASQGYLNESIEILRKAQDVSPGRVEIERNLRIITALQQADGTPAPKPGKKPITTTD; the protein is encoded by the coding sequence ATGAGCATAAAAAAAACCACCTCCCTGATCCTGACATTAGCATTATGCAGTGCACTCACCGCTTGTCAAACAGCGCAAAGTACCGATGCGCAGCTCCGCACATCCTCGATGGATGGTGCAATTGAGCGCGCGGCAAACTATACACGCAAACCAAGTAAATCCCTTAGTTACCTCGAACGCACCTACAAAAAACAACCTGATAGCGAACTTGCCGCAGTCGATTACGCCGTAGGCCTGCGCGAAAATAGCAAATACGAGCTTGCCGCAACGATACTCGAACCTTTTGCTAAAGGAAAAAACGCCTCCTCTCTGGCCACCTCTGAATATGCAGCCATTCAATTAGCACAGGGGAATTACGAAGCCGCTGAAAAATACGCGCAAAAAGCCGTCATCGCCGATGAAACCAACTTCAAGGCTTATCACCGTCTCGGCATCGCCCTGGACACGCAAGGCATGCACCAGGAAGCCGAACGCGCCTATCGCAAAGGCATAGAACTCTGGCAAGGCGACCCGACAACCATCATGAACAACCTCGCGCTAAACCTGGCCTCACAAGGCTATCTCAATGAATCCATAGAAATTCTACGCAAAGCTCAAGACGTTTCGCCTGGTCGCGTCGAAATCGAACGCAACTTACGAATTATCACAGCGCTGCAACAAGCAGACGGGACCCCTGCCCCCAAACCAGGCAAAAAGCCAATAACAACCACGGATTAA
- a CDS encoding pilus assembly protein N-terminal domain-containing protein — MIFSKYLKFALFSAIVLLQSLSVNVPSFAQENGSQPPLDILPATTAQERGIIYDDQTHTHPAIKLTPDKSELVHLDRPAASIIVGNPNHLSILADTSQTLVLVARAPGATQFTVLDKNGAIVMQRHVIVASPKEKYMRIRRSCAGSDDDTCQSTSVFYCPDMCHEIIMGSEEADSNAGALVEGGNTNTNEADALTSPPAEINDTE; from the coding sequence ATGATTTTTTCAAAATATCTTAAATTCGCGCTTTTCAGCGCCATAGTTTTGCTCCAGAGCCTAAGTGTCAATGTCCCGTCCTTTGCGCAGGAAAATGGCAGTCAGCCACCTTTGGATATCCTTCCTGCTACAACAGCGCAAGAACGCGGAATTATCTACGACGACCAAACTCACACCCACCCGGCCATAAAGCTGACGCCCGATAAATCTGAATTGGTGCACCTTGATCGCCCTGCCGCCTCCATCATCGTCGGCAACCCAAATCATTTAAGTATCCTCGCTGACACATCCCAAACACTTGTATTAGTAGCGCGCGCGCCCGGAGCAACCCAATTTACCGTTTTGGATAAAAACGGTGCCATAGTCATGCAACGCCATGTCATCGTCGCAAGCCCAAAAGAAAAATACATGCGCATACGTCGCTCCTGCGCAGGCTCCGATGATGATACTTGCCAATCAACCAGCGTTTTCTACTGTCCTGACATGTGCCACGAGATCATAATGGGAAGTGAAGAAGCAGACTCAAACGCAGGAGCTCTGGTAGAAGGTGGCAATACAAATACCAACGAAGCAGACGCTCTCACAAGCCCTCCTGCTGAAATTAATGATACCGAATAA
- a CDS encoding response regulator: MAHILIAEDDQSMCSFLQLALEKAGHNVQIAYNGIDALKIIEESNPPIDLLLSDIVMPGMDGVELSNKATKTHPSIKIMFITGFAAVAMEREDLDREKTKVLSKPFHLNDLVEQVETLLST, translated from the coding sequence ATGGCCCACATTCTCATTGCCGAAGACGACCAATCAATGTGCAGCTTCCTCCAACTCGCGCTGGAAAAAGCCGGCCATAATGTACAAATCGCCTATAACGGCATTGATGCCCTGAAAATTATAGAAGAAAGCAACCCCCCCATCGATTTACTCCTCAGCGATATTGTCATGCCCGGCATGGATGGTGTTGAGCTGTCCAACAAAGCCACAAAAACTCATCCTTCAATCAAAATCATGTTTATCACCGGCTTTGCCGCCGTAGCCATGGAACGCGAAGACCTGGACCGGGAAAAAACCAAAGTCCTGTCCAAACCTTTCCACCTCAACGATCTCGTAGAACAAGTGGAAACCTTGCTGTCCACCTGA
- a CDS encoding glycosyltransferase family 1 protein, whose translation MKLLIISDAWHPQINGVVRTYEHISQEMQKLGHTVKVIGPADFPMSVPMPGYKEIRLAIAPYRKLQRIIKKYNPDHIHLPTEGPLGWAGRKYCLRNERRFSTAFHTRFPEYVAQRAAQILPSSHDFVHARVVNYVRRFHAPSSGMTVATGSLEETLKNWGFQNPMHRVTRSACLDTFTPGEKTLFHDLKGPIALYVGRIAIEKNIEDFLKMDWPGSKVIVGTGPQKAELEQKYPDALFVGKKTGAELVEHYRSADLFVFPSRTDTFGIVLIEALACGLPVAAYNVTGPKDIITKDFLGSLHDTNLSLAAKTALQNKDLEKRTTHVHKEYTWQHAAAQYEDMILNKILQTR comes from the coding sequence ATGAAACTCTTGATTATCAGCGATGCCTGGCACCCGCAAATTAACGGCGTTGTGCGCACCTATGAACATATTAGTCAAGAAATGCAAAAACTGGGCCACACTGTCAAAGTCATCGGCCCGGCAGATTTTCCCATGAGCGTGCCCATGCCCGGCTATAAAGAAATCAGACTGGCCATAGCCCCCTACCGAAAACTGCAACGCATAATAAAAAAATATAACCCCGACCATATTCACCTTCCCACCGAAGGACCTCTCGGCTGGGCTGGACGCAAATATTGCCTGCGCAATGAACGTCGCTTTTCAACCGCTTTCCACACCCGTTTCCCGGAATATGTCGCCCAGCGCGCCGCACAAATTTTGCCCTCATCACACGATTTCGTCCATGCCCGCGTCGTGAATTACGTCCGTCGTTTCCATGCCCCCTCTTCCGGCATGACCGTCGCCACCGGAAGCCTTGAAGAAACGCTGAAAAACTGGGGCTTTCAAAACCCGATGCACCGCGTCACGCGCAGCGCTTGTCTCGATACATTCACTCCAGGAGAAAAAACACTTTTTCATGATCTCAAAGGTCCGATCGCCCTGTATGTCGGACGCATCGCCATTGAAAAAAACATCGAAGACTTCCTCAAAATGGATTGGCCGGGAAGTAAAGTCATTGTCGGCACCGGTCCGCAAAAAGCCGAACTGGAACAAAAATATCCCGATGCGCTCTTCGTCGGCAAAAAAACCGGCGCTGAGCTTGTAGAACACTACCGCTCCGCCGACCTGTTTGTTTTCCCCTCACGCACAGACACATTCGGCATCGTCCTGATCGAAGCGCTGGCCTGCGGCCTGCCGGTCGCCGCTTATAATGTAACCGGCCCCAAAGACATTATCACAAAAGATTTTCTCGGCTCTCTGCACGACACGAACTTAAGCCTGGCCGCAAAAACCGCTCTGCAAAACAAAGACTTGGAAAAACGCACCACCCATGTGCATAAAGAATATACGTGGCAACATGCCGCTGCCCAATATGAAGACATGATACTGAATAAAATCCTCCAAACACGATAA
- a CDS encoding RluA family pseudouridine synthase, translated as MDECSDKEKDTLRFIISEEQVGQRLDKALAALADGFSRSRLQGIIQDGALHLNGLVCRDVSHKVSLGSVIEIEIPPVEEAAPQPEKIALNVIYEDEDVLVINKPAGLVVHPGAGNASGTLVNALLYHCGESLSGIGGVARPGIVHRLDKDTSGLMVVAKHDRAHQGLAAQLEDRSLSRIYEALALKVPVPVKGVVDMPIGRDPRNRLKMSVKGQNAKPARTHYRVLKAYGEALSLVECKLESGRTHQIRVHMQALKHPLIGDPLYRAQDTAVRGAMKKAGYEEDVIMAALNFPRQALHAKSISFVHPLSGEVHNYEVDAPDDFFNLLKKL; from the coding sequence ATGGATGAGTGCTCAGATAAAGAAAAAGATACGTTACGTTTTATAATTAGTGAAGAGCAGGTGGGGCAGCGGCTTGACAAGGCTTTGGCTGCTTTAGCGGATGGTTTTTCGCGTTCGCGTCTGCAAGGTATAATTCAGGACGGTGCGTTGCATTTAAACGGGCTGGTGTGTCGTGATGTATCGCATAAAGTTTCGCTTGGCAGCGTTATTGAGATTGAGATTCCTCCTGTGGAAGAGGCGGCCCCGCAACCTGAAAAAATCGCTCTTAATGTTATTTATGAAGATGAGGACGTGCTGGTGATTAATAAGCCGGCCGGGTTGGTGGTGCATCCGGGGGCAGGTAATGCCAGCGGGACTTTGGTCAATGCTTTGTTATATCATTGCGGGGAAAGCCTGTCGGGGATTGGCGGTGTGGCGCGTCCGGGGATTGTCCATCGGCTTGATAAAGATACAAGCGGGTTGATGGTGGTGGCCAAGCACGACCGGGCGCATCAGGGGCTGGCGGCGCAACTTGAGGACCGGTCTTTAAGCCGGATTTATGAGGCTTTGGCGCTTAAAGTTCCGGTGCCGGTTAAGGGTGTTGTGGATATGCCGATAGGGCGGGACCCTCGAAATCGCTTAAAAATGAGTGTGAAGGGGCAAAATGCCAAGCCGGCGCGTACGCATTACCGGGTTTTGAAAGCTTATGGAGAGGCGCTTAGCCTGGTGGAATGTAAGCTTGAGAGCGGGCGAACGCATCAGATTCGGGTGCATATGCAGGCACTTAAGCATCCTTTGATCGGTGATCCGCTTTATCGCGCGCAGGATACGGCGGTGCGCGGGGCTATGAAAAAGGCCGGTTATGAAGAAGATGTTATTATGGCCGCATTGAATTTTCCCAGACAGGCATTGCATGCGAAAAGTATTTCATTTGTGCACCCGCTCAGTGGTGAGGTGCATAATTATGAAGTTGATGCTCCAGATGATTTTTTTAACCTGTTGAAAAAACTGTAA
- a CDS encoding type I secretion C-terminal target domain-containing protein — protein MNTFLLSFDANTSFSGGNPPTLEILVGGVVVSSVTMVSGATSYDVFIEYTGTAPSSLSFRFDGASGDPGDTITFTAVSINSSALNLGTDLTATILAQAQSSVVSAGTDLFGHTTPSIGVPNVTGTAGDDANLSGGNAADTIDGLAGADRIRGLGGDDTINGGDGDDMIFGEGGADTVIAGNGNDMVFGNDGDDILYGEADNDYLIGGAGNDILNGGAGNDGLLGDAGDDILFGEDGDDWLIGDDGDDILFGDDGNDTLIGGADNDALAGGDGDDYISGGTGNDLLSGGDGADEIIAGTGDDIASGGAGNDSIYGDDGADELAGGDDDDYISGGDGDDTLDGDAGVDVLVGGAGADTMNGGTGDDILHAHGLDAVAISDILFNNPNVVYSQETGSFYQFVSANVDYAAAVAAASATTLNGVAGHLATITSAAENTYVSGLLSDDSYISGADIAQNGTWQWNAGLEAGVQFSDVSGTSVNGMYENWASGQPQVNTEYNAILYTTGVWHDWVDTSTHSYVIEWEAGLMSDDGAADILSGGAGNDWIYGYDGDDTLNGDGDDDVIFGGDGSDIIDGGSGNDVLFAYDATVQTSGTAGGGSTVTALEATFDTDEDGFTYADGFPGVGGSDGANVTISGNYISGDGNTSAGSIEVNINSTGNPTGPLSGSYSQTITTTADLTSVQMSISYSMFLDGTTETGENLYLYVTVDGTQYGLGGNNWVDELNGVNGDGADHTTGWLTETLNIADLSAGSHTIRIGAYLNDTSQSSEDGWIRFDDILLTGVDTTVGSGSTGVEDAGETNVVSGGDGADTIYGSTGMDTLNGDAGADTIYSASANEAWDALVAQVLADNAGVVYSVETNSFYQHITTNATWTTANTNANAATLTGLTGNGYLATITSQAEQDYVWSLGGGNNLWGGATDVTTEGNWVWQGGSESGLTFWTGGAANSGGAAINGHYDNWRSDGSEPWGGSSTADYFILNSALGGQWWTENNNAVYTGNAGADYVIEWDADELLTSVDYTTINGGAGADTLYGNDGIDIFLFETATWDATDTIENFSATGRDAIDISDLLSGYSYTTSNINDFVTLTEASGNTTIAVDANGATGGASFTNVAVLNGVTGLDLYQMIAADNLIV, from the coding sequence ATGAATACGTTTTTATTATCATTTGATGCGAATACCAGCTTTTCAGGTGGAAATCCTCCGACTTTGGAGATACTGGTGGGTGGCGTTGTTGTCAGCTCTGTTACGATGGTTTCCGGTGCCACCAGCTATGATGTTTTCATTGAATATACCGGTACGGCTCCTTCATCCTTAAGTTTTCGATTTGATGGCGCTTCTGGTGATCCGGGCGATACCATCACTTTCACAGCCGTTTCGATTAACAGTAGTGCTCTTAATTTGGGGACTGATCTTACGGCTACGATTTTGGCGCAGGCTCAGAGCTCTGTGGTTTCTGCAGGTACGGATCTTTTTGGTCATACGACGCCGAGCATCGGTGTTCCGAATGTTACTGGAACAGCCGGGGATGATGCCAATCTTTCCGGGGGGAATGCGGCGGATACTATTGATGGGTTGGCCGGGGCAGATCGCATTCGTGGTCTTGGTGGTGATGACACCATTAATGGCGGTGACGGTGATGACATGATCTTTGGTGAAGGCGGCGCCGATACTGTTATTGCCGGTAACGGCAATGATATGGTCTTTGGCAATGATGGTGACGATATTCTTTATGGAGAGGCTGATAACGATTACCTGATTGGCGGTGCGGGTAACGATATTCTTAATGGTGGTGCGGGTAACGATGGTTTGCTTGGTGATGCCGGGGACGATATTCTTTTTGGCGAAGATGGCGATGACTGGCTGATTGGCGATGACGGAGACGATATTCTTTTTGGCGATGATGGCAATGATACGCTCATCGGCGGGGCAGATAACGATGCTTTAGCCGGTGGTGATGGAGACGATTACATTTCCGGTGGTACTGGTAATGATCTGCTTTCCGGTGGCGATGGCGCAGATGAGATTATTGCGGGTACAGGCGATGATATAGCTTCTGGCGGGGCAGGCAACGATAGTATTTACGGCGATGACGGCGCCGACGAGCTTGCCGGCGGCGATGATGATGATTATATTTCCGGCGGGGATGGAGATGATACGTTAGACGGTGATGCTGGCGTTGATGTGCTTGTTGGCGGAGCTGGTGCCGATACGATGAATGGTGGCACCGGAGATGATATTTTGCATGCGCATGGTCTGGATGCGGTCGCTATTTCCGATATTTTGTTTAATAACCCCAATGTTGTTTATTCTCAGGAAACAGGCAGTTTCTACCAATTTGTTAGCGCGAATGTTGATTATGCGGCTGCTGTTGCCGCCGCATCTGCGACGACACTCAATGGTGTTGCCGGGCACCTTGCAACAATTACCTCTGCGGCGGAAAATACTTATGTGTCTGGGCTGTTAAGCGATGATTCGTATATCAGTGGTGCAGATATTGCTCAAAACGGTACCTGGCAATGGAATGCCGGCTTAGAAGCAGGTGTACAATTCAGCGATGTCAGCGGAACATCTGTTAACGGTATGTACGAGAATTGGGCGTCTGGGCAGCCGCAGGTAAACACAGAGTATAACGCTATTTTATATACGACAGGCGTTTGGCATGATTGGGTTGATACGTCAACTCACAGCTATGTGATTGAATGGGAAGCCGGCTTGATGAGCGATGATGGCGCGGCTGATATTTTGAGTGGCGGTGCTGGTAATGATTGGATTTACGGCTATGATGGCGATGATACCCTTAATGGCGATGGTGACGATGATGTGATTTTTGGCGGTGACGGTAGCGATATTATTGACGGCGGTTCCGGCAATGATGTGCTTTTTGCCTATGATGCGACGGTTCAAACTAGTGGCACTGCGGGCGGCGGTTCGACGGTCACGGCTCTTGAGGCGACATTTGATACGGATGAAGATGGCTTTACCTATGCAGACGGCTTTCCCGGGGTTGGCGGGTCTGACGGTGCCAATGTTACGATTAGTGGAAATTATATCAGTGGGGACGGGAACACGTCTGCCGGAAGTATCGAGGTGAATATCAATTCGACCGGTAACCCTACCGGGCCGCTTTCCGGTTCTTATAGCCAGACGATTACTACGACGGCTGATTTGACGTCTGTCCAAATGTCAATTTCCTACAGCATGTTTCTTGATGGGACTACGGAGACAGGTGAGAATCTTTATTTGTATGTCACAGTTGATGGGACCCAATATGGTCTTGGGGGTAATAACTGGGTTGATGAATTAAATGGGGTCAATGGCGATGGTGCCGATCATACGACGGGTTGGTTGACTGAAACTTTGAATATTGCCGATCTTTCTGCAGGGAGTCATACGATTAGAATTGGGGCTTACCTCAATGATACAAGTCAATCATCTGAAGATGGATGGATTCGTTTTGACGACATCCTCCTGACCGGGGTTGATACTACTGTCGGGAGCGGTTCGACGGGAGTAGAAGATGCCGGGGAAACCAATGTTGTCAGCGGTGGTGATGGCGCCGATACGATTTACGGTAGTACCGGGATGGATACACTTAACGGCGATGCGGGAGCGGATACAATTTATTCGGCTTCGGCGAATGAAGCGTGGGACGCTTTGGTCGCGCAGGTTCTTGCGGATAATGCCGGTGTTGTTTACAGTGTCGAGACCAATAGTTTCTACCAACATATTACGACCAATGCAACGTGGACTACAGCCAATACAAACGCTAATGCAGCCACACTGACCGGTTTGACAGGAAACGGTTATTTGGCCACGATTACATCTCAGGCTGAACAGGATTATGTCTGGTCCTTGGGAGGTGGAAACAATCTATGGGGCGGTGCAACAGATGTTACGACAGAAGGGAACTGGGTCTGGCAGGGTGGTTCTGAGTCAGGTTTAACTTTCTGGACTGGCGGTGCCGCAAATTCCGGCGGTGCGGCGATAAACGGGCATTATGATAACTGGAGATCTGACGGGTCTGAGCCGTGGGGTGGTTCTTCTACAGCCGATTATTTTATCCTGAATTCGGCTCTTGGCGGGCAGTGGTGGACTGAAAATAATAATGCCGTTTATACGGGCAATGCGGGCGCAGACTATGTTATCGAATGGGATGCTGATGAATTGCTTACCAGTGTTGATTACACAACGATCAATGGCGGGGCTGGTGCCGATACGCTTTATGGCAATGACGGGATTGATATTTTCTTGTTCGAGACGGCGACATGGGATGCAACGGATACGATTGAGAATTTCAGCGCAACGGGTCGTGATGCGATTGATATTAGCGATTTGCTGAGCGGGTATAGTTATACGACAAGCAATATTAATGATTTTGTGACACTTACTGAAGCTTCTGGTAACACCACCATCGCAGTTGATGCAAACGGTGCAACCGGCGGCGCGAGCTTTACAAATGTAGCGGTTTTGAATGGTGTCACTGGTCTTGATCTGTATCAGATGATCGCGGCGGATAATCTAATCGTTTAA
- a CDS encoding YjbH domain-containing protein — protein sequence MPCVKPDFFYKVLLHSAALWGGAIYAHAAPPQPSTSLYGPLGLLAIPSARMDHAGTLRAGVSTLDPYVHSWLSVQLADPLSITLRQSAEISNINEDAKRLYPGVDFKLRLLEESAYRPEIAIGARSAFGHKRMAGEYISASKRYKDFDFTAGLGWGRLGSAAHFKNPLKSLSSHFGGNRNLDGEMPSGPENWFTGGDIGLFGGVEYFTPLKGLSLKADYGADRFKAEQAAFDYNAPAPWAVGLNYQPAPWIDLSLGMQGTDKLMARLSLQGNVKKWPDQDRKYTANDESPFRPYRTGLALPAEMELKAAGENIMLYDAQTDYETASATLTLENNRSSPCQLARAFKHMANHAGPSIERLEITPIHLGLRGPKIALLRADLENALGRQAGSAEEIWHNMEIIPSAENPLRKHHQPLEYGYGLRDYALTLDTQASLSEEDSGTLYRTALVAGAQAPELFGLIDNFVSFRLNLADNLDRLTDIRPRAALPVRSDVDRFARRTIALDTAFNAFTHSFRSDLHTSLMGGYLEEMYAGAGGEILYRPYKARWAVGAESFLVLKRNPESTLNLGLNGDHLLSGHIQGWYDLPHWDITVNAKAGRYLAEDLGATLSLQKRFHGGAVLEAYSTITNQSDFDLFGGTTHADHGIRLALPLGGIKYIPRNAKAKFTLAPFGRDIGQKLENPLPLYELTEGFSARHLAQYWDEITP from the coding sequence ATGCCTTGTGTAAAACCTGACTTTTTTTATAAGGTACTCCTGCACAGCGCCGCACTATGGGGAGGCGCAATTTACGCCCATGCAGCCCCGCCGCAACCCTCCACCTCTCTCTACGGCCCGCTCGGCCTCCTCGCAATCCCCAGCGCCCGCATGGACCACGCGGGCACATTGCGCGCAGGCGTTTCAACACTCGATCCATACGTGCATAGCTGGCTCAGTGTCCAACTCGCCGATCCACTCTCCATCACGCTGCGCCAAAGCGCCGAAATCTCCAACATCAATGAAGATGCTAAACGCCTCTATCCCGGCGTTGATTTTAAACTCCGCCTGCTGGAAGAAAGCGCCTACCGCCCCGAAATCGCCATCGGCGCAAGGAGCGCCTTTGGCCATAAACGCATGGCCGGAGAATATATCTCAGCCTCCAAACGCTATAAGGATTTCGACTTTACCGCCGGTCTCGGCTGGGGCCGCCTCGGAAGCGCAGCACACTTTAAAAACCCGCTCAAATCACTCAGTTCTCACTTCGGCGGTAATCGCAATCTCGATGGTGAAATGCCAAGCGGCCCGGAAAACTGGTTTACCGGGGGTGACATCGGCCTGTTTGGCGGCGTCGAATATTTCACTCCGCTCAAAGGCCTCTCTCTAAAAGCTGATTACGGCGCCGACCGGTTCAAAGCCGAACAAGCGGCCTTCGACTACAACGCACCCGCTCCTTGGGCCGTAGGCCTGAACTACCAACCCGCCCCCTGGATTGATCTCAGCCTTGGTATGCAAGGCACAGATAAACTCATGGCCCGCCTGTCCCTGCAAGGCAATGTCAAAAAATGGCCCGATCAAGACCGCAAATATACGGCTAACGATGAATCCCCCTTCCGCCCTTACCGCACTGGGCTGGCCCTCCCCGCAGAAATGGAGCTTAAAGCCGCAGGCGAAAACATCATGCTCTATGATGCACAAACCGACTACGAAACCGCCAGCGCCACCCTGACATTGGAAAATAACCGCTCAAGCCCATGCCAGCTCGCCCGCGCTTTTAAGCACATGGCCAATCACGCAGGCCCCTCCATCGAGCGCCTCGAAATCACCCCTATCCACCTCGGTTTACGCGGCCCAAAAATAGCCCTGCTACGCGCTGACCTCGAAAACGCACTGGGCCGCCAAGCAGGCAGCGCCGAGGAAATCTGGCACAATATGGAGATCATACCCTCCGCCGAAAACCCCTTGCGCAAGCACCACCAACCACTGGAATACGGCTATGGCCTGCGCGATTACGCCCTCACCCTCGATACACAAGCCAGCCTGTCCGAAGAAGATAGCGGCACCCTTTACCGCACCGCGCTCGTCGCTGGCGCGCAGGCGCCCGAACTCTTCGGCCTGATCGACAATTTCGTGAGCTTCCGCCTCAACCTTGCTGATAATCTCGATCGTCTCACCGACATCCGCCCGCGCGCCGCCCTGCCCGTACGCTCAGATGTTGATCGCTTTGCCCGCCGCACCATAGCGCTCGACACTGCTTTCAACGCCTTCACCCACAGCTTCCGCTCCGACCTGCATACGAGCCTCATGGGCGGCTATCTCGAAGAAATGTATGCCGGCGCCGGCGGAGAAATCCTCTACCGCCCCTATAAAGCCCGCTGGGCCGTCGGCGCCGAAAGCTTTCTGGTCCTTAAACGCAATCCAGAAAGTACGCTCAATCTCGGCCTAAACGGCGACCACCTGCTCAGCGGCCACATCCAGGGCTGGTACGATCTGCCCCATTGGGATATCACCGTGAACGCCAAAGCCGGGCGCTATCTGGCCGAAGATCTCGGCGCGACCCTGTCCTTGCAAAAGCGCTTCCATGGCGGCGCAGTTTTAGAAGCCTATTCCACAATCACCAACCAGAGCGACTTCGACCTGTTTGGCGGCACTACCCACGCCGATCACGGCATCCGTCTCGCCCTGCCCCTCGGCGGCATCAAATATATCCCGCGCAATGCCAAAGCCAAATTTACTCTCGCTCCGTTTGGCCGTGACATCGGCCAGAAACTCGAAAACCCGCTGCCACTCTACGAACTGACAGAAGGCTTTTCAGCCCGGCATCTTGCACAATACTGGGATGAAATCACACCGTAA